A single window of Streptomyces xanthii DNA harbors:
- a CDS encoding HAD family hydrolase, whose translation MTARRGVPPTGVVLDTDGVLIDSATLHAAAWKEAFDTCLPRWPCRDARSRPFDADADYRRFVDGKSRTDGAASFLAARGIRLPPGAPGDGPGCDTVQAVAARKEEAFTNALRTRPVHRFEDAVRALGALASLDVPCAAVSASRHARGLLHAAGLDRFLTTVVDGADADRLGLAGKPDPALFLRAADVMGVPVVNCAVVEDALAGVRAGRAGGFGLVVGLDRSADGHASADLLAEGADLVVPDLVQLSAAVWGVRP comes from the coding sequence ATGACGGCGCGCCGAGGCGTGCCACCGACGGGCGTCGTCCTCGACACGGACGGTGTCCTCATCGACTCCGCCACCCTGCACGCAGCGGCCTGGAAAGAGGCGTTCGACACCTGCCTCCCCCGGTGGCCCTGCCGGGACGCGCGGTCGCGGCCGTTCGACGCCGACGCCGACTACCGGAGGTTCGTCGACGGCAAGTCACGTACCGACGGAGCCGCTTCGTTCCTGGCCGCCCGAGGCATCCGCCTGCCGCCCGGCGCCCCCGGGGACGGGCCCGGCTGCGACACGGTGCAGGCGGTGGCCGCGCGCAAGGAGGAAGCCTTCACGAACGCCCTGCGCACGCGGCCCGTCCATCGCTTCGAGGACGCCGTCCGGGCCCTCGGCGCGCTGGCTTCCCTGGACGTGCCGTGTGCCGCGGTGTCGGCGTCCCGGCACGCACGCGGCCTCCTCCACGCGGCCGGGCTCGACCGGTTCCTCACCACCGTCGTCGACGGAGCCGACGCCGACCGGCTCGGTCTGGCCGGCAAGCCGGATCCCGCCCTCTTCCTGCGTGCCGCCGACGTCATGGGCGTCCCCGTGGTGAACTGCGCGGTCGTCGAGGACGCGCTCGCGGGGGTCCGTGCGGGGCGCGCGGGAGGATTCGGTCTCGTTGTGGGCCTTGACCGGAGCGCTGACGGACACGCCTCCGCCGACCTGCTGGCCGAGGGCGCGGACCTCGTCGTCCCCGATCTCGTACAACTGTCGGCGGCCGTGTGGGGAGTGCGCCCGTGA